The nucleotide window GGCTCTGAAGCGTCTCGTTCAGGCCGCAGTGGCGGCCATTGTTCTCACAGCCGCAATGCCGGCATCGGCGCAAAAGGTATTGAAGGTGGGTTCGACGCCGACCGGCGTGCCCTTCACCTTCCTCGATACCAAGACCAACAGCATTCAGGGCATTATGGTCGATCTCATCACGGAGATCGGCAAGGACGCCGGCTTCCAGGTGCAGATCGAGCCGATGCAGTTCTCGACCCTGATTGCTTCGCTCACGTCCAACAAGATCGACATCATCTCGGCGGCGATGTTCGTCACCCCGGCGCGCAAGGAAGTGATCGATTTCTCCGAACCGTTTTACAGCTACGGCGAAGGCCTGCTGGTGCCGAAGAGTGACACCAAGGCGTACGCCAAGCAGGACGATCTGAAAGGCGAGGTGGTCGGCGCGCAGGTCGGCACGGCATTCGTCGATGCGCTGAAGAAGTCGGGCCTGTTCAGCGAGGTGAAGGCCTACGACACCATTCCCGATATTCTGCGCGATGTGAACGCCGGCCGCCTCAAGGCCGGCTTCGCCGACTATCCGATCCTCGCCTATAATCTGAAGCAAGGCGGTTTCCCCGAGGCGCGCATCGTCGAGAGCTACAAGCCTGCAACCGTCGGCGCGGTCGGCATCGGCGTGCGCAAGGGCGACACCGAACTGCTCGCCAAGATCAACGCCTCGCTCGCAAAACTGAAGGCGAACGGCACCGTCACAAAGATCCTCGATAAATGGGGCCTGAAGGCGCAGGGGGCCTGATGCAAGCCTTCTGGCGCGACGCGGTCGAGTTCCTGCCGATCCTGATGAGCGGCGTGGCGCTGACGATCATCGTCACGATCGGCTCGCTCTTGCTGTCCACCGCGCTCGGCCTGGTCTGGGCGTTGATGCGGGTATCCGGCATCGGCATCTTCACAGGCTTCAGCGCCGGGCTGATCAACGTCATCCGCGGCATTCCGATCATCGTGATGTTGTTCTATCTCTACTTCGTGATGCCGGAACTCGGCCTCACGCTGACCGCGCTGCAGGCGGCAATCCTCGGTCTAGGCATCGCCTATTCGGCCTACCAGGCGGAGAATTTCCGCGCCGGCATCGAGGCGATCGACAAGGGACAGATCGAGGCGGCGCAGGCGATCGGCATGGGCTGGTGGGCGACCATGCGCCGCGTGGTGTTGCCGCAGGCGGTTAGAATCGTGCTGCCGCCCTACGGCAACATCATGATCATGATGCTGAAGGATTCGTCACAGGCTTCGACCATCACGGTCGCCGAGCTCGCGCTGCAGGGCAAGCTGATCGCGTCCTCCACCTTCAAGAACACCAGCGTGTTCACGCTGGTGGCGCTGATGTATCTCACCATGAGCATCCCGCTCATTCTTCTGGTCCGTCACTTCGAGAAGCGCGCGGGCCATAAATGATCGAGCTCACCAACGTTCACAAGAGTTTTGGCAAGGTCGAGGTGCTCAAGGGCATCACGGCTTCCGTCGAGAAGGGCGAGGTGGTCTGCATCGTCGGCCCCTCGGGCTCCGGAAAGTCCACCATCCTGCGCTGCATCAACGGGCTGGAAAGCTATGACGGCGGCGATATCCTCGTCGAAGGCGCGCGGGTCGACCGCAACGCGCCCTCGATCGTTGCGATCCGGACGCAGGTCTCGATGGTGTTCCAGCGCTTCAACCTGTTTCCGCACCGTACCGCGCTGGAAAACGTCATCGAGGGACCGGTCTATGTGAAGAAGGAGCCGCGCCCCGCGGCGCTCGAGCGTGGCCGCGCGCTGCTGGCGCAGGTGGGGCTTGCCGAAAAGGCCGACAGCCATCCGCCGCAACTCTCCGGCGGTCAGCAGCAGCGCGTCGCGATTGCCCGCGCACTTGCGATGCAGCCGAAGGCGATTCTGTTCGACGAGCCGACCTCCGCGCTCGATCCCGAGCTGGTCGGCGATGTGCTGTCGGTGATGCGCAAGCTCGCCGACGACGGCATGACCATGGTCGTCGTCACCCACGAGATGGGGTTTGCCCGGGATGTCGCCGACCGCGTGCTGTTCATCGATGGTGGCGTGATCGTCGAGCAGGGACCTGCGAAATCGGTCCTCAACCAGCCGCAGCATGCGCGCACGCAGGATTTTTTGCGACGCGTGCTGCATCCGCTCTAAGCATCCGGTTACGATGATGAACGCGCCCGCACCATTGCCGCTGCCGCCAAGTCTCTACGCCGATACGGCGGTCGCGCCAACACCGACGCCGCCGCTCGATGCGGACAAGAAGGTTTCCGTCGCGATCATTGGCGGCGGCTTCACCGGCCTGTCCACCGCATTGCATCTGGCCGAGCGGGGCGTGAATGCGATCGTGCTGGAAGCGCAACAGCCGGGCTGGGGCGCATCGGGCAACAATGGCGGCCAGGTCAATCCGGGCCTCAAGCACGATCCCGACCAGATCGAGGCCGATTTCGGCGCCGAGCTCGGCGGCCGCATGATCGCGTTTTCCTACGGCACCACCAACTACACGTTCGAGCTGATCCGCCGCTACCAGATCGCCTGCGAAGCGCGGCAGAACGGCACGCTGCGCGCGGCCTATAACGAGCCGAGCGCCGCGGCAATCGAGAACACGGCAAAGCAATGCATCCGGCGCGGCATGCCGGTGACGCTGCTGAATCGCGAGCAGATGCGGGAGATGACCGGCACCGACCGCTATCTCTGCGCCATGCTGGACGATCGCGGCGGCGACCTGCATCCCCTGAGCTACGCACGCGGGCTGGCGCGCGCCGCGATCGCGGCCGGCGCAGCCGTGCATGGCGAGACGCCGGCGCTCTCCTTGTCGCGTGAAGGCGCGCAGTGGCGCGTTGAGACGCCGCGCGGGATCGTGCGCGCCGAAAAGGTGCTGCTGGCAACCAACGGATTCACGGATGATCTTTGGCCGGCGCTCCGCCGCACCATCGTGCCGGTGTTTTCGTCGATTGCCGCCACCGCGCCTTTATCTGAGGAGGTCGCGCGCGAAATCATGCCGACGCGCTCGGTGTTGTACGAGAGCGGACACATCACGGTGTATTACCGGATCGATGCGCATAATCGTTTGCTGATGGGCGGACGCGGGCCGATGCGCTGGATCAGCAAGCCTAGCGATGTCGCCTATCTCATCCGCTATGCCGAACGGCTGTGGCCGCGGCTGAAAGGCGTGACCTGGACGCATGGCTGGAATAGCCGGCTCGCGATCACGCCCGATCATTATCCCCATGTGCATGAGCCGGCGGAGGATCTTCTGATCTCGCTCGGCTGCAACGGCCGCGGCGTCGCGCTCTCGACCGCGATGGGCGCGCAACTGGCACGCCGTCTCGTCGGCGGCAGAGATGCCGTGATGGATATGCCGATCTCAGGCATCAAGCCGATGGCGATGCACGCGTTCTGGCCGCTCGGCGTCACCGCGGCCGTATTGGCCGGGCGGGTGCGGGACCGGCTGGGCCTATGACTCGTCGCATCAACAGCTAGAGAGAACAGCCGGCTGGCCCGTAAGCAATCCAATTGACAATCTATTTCGTCATAAGTATGATCATCAAATATTTGATGATAATGGACTACTGCATGCGTCCTGCAGCCAAAAACCCGCACTACGAGCCTGCACCGCTGATCCTTGGGCGTGGCGGCGTTCCACTCCGCCGCATTTTGGCGCCGCTGGTACGACGGCTCCAGCAAATCTGCCAAAGCATGATCGCCGAGGCGCTGGAGGACGCAGGCCTGGTGCAGCTTGAGTTTGCCTTGCTGGCATTTGTCGATGACGTGCCCGGCATCAGCCAGCAGACGCTGTCAGAAGCGCTGGGAATCGACCGAAACAACGTCAGCCTCATCGCCGACAAGCTTGAAGCGCGCGGCCTTCTGATGCGGACGGTGAACGGCGCCGATCGCCGGGCTCGCGAACTCCATATGACGCCCGAGGGCAGGAAACTGCGGCGCCTCTGTATTCCGCGGGTTCGCCAGGCCAACGATCGAATCCTGACGTCGCTGAAGGCCGGCGAGAAAGAACTCTTTCTCGACATGCTGGTGCGCGTGGTGGAAGCCAATCGAGTGCACGCACGCCCCGGGGGCGGACGGCGCAAGCGCGGATCGGTCAAATCTCCACAGACAAAAGGGAGGCCAAGCCATGCTACGTAGAGCGCTCGTCGTTCTGACTTCACTGTTTGCGATGGCAATCGTCTGCGCCTCGGAGCCCGTTCGCGCCGAAACGTGGCCGCAACGCACGGTCAAAATCATTCTGCCGCTTCCCGCCGGTGGCGGTACTGATGTGGCGGCGCGCCTCTTCGCCGAGGAGCTTTCTCGACGGTGGGGACGGCCCGTAGTCGTCGAGAATCGTCCCGGGGCAGACGGCATTGTGGGCGTCACAAGTTTCGTCAATGCCAATGATGACCATACGTTGCTGTTTTCATTCGCAGGTCCGATCTCGATCAATCCGTTGATCCACGACAAACTGCCATACGACCCGGTTCGCGATCTGGTGCCGATCGCGGCCGCGATCGACAATTTCTTCGGAATTGCGGTGTCGACGTCGAGCGGGGTGCAGACGATGGATTCGTTCATCACGGCGGCGCGGGCTTCTCCCGAGCGATTTAACTGGGCCGCAACCGCGGGTCTGCCGCACTATATCTTTCTGGCGCTGCAGAAGAAGAACGGACTGGCACTGACGCAAGTGCCTTATCGTGAGTTCGCGCCGGCAGTGCAGGATCTGGCCGAAAATCGCATTCAGGTGTTGGTGACGACGCCGTCCTTCATGCTGCCGGCGGTCGCAAGCGGCAAAGCAAGGCTGCTCATGGTCACCAATCGACAACGCTCGCCGCTCGCCCTGGATGTGCCGACCGCGGAAGAAGCTGGATTCCCGGAACTAACCTTCGAGGGTGTCGTGGGCTTCTTCGGCGGACGCAACTTGCAGGCTGCGGTTCGCGACAAGATTGCCGACGACGTCGCTGCCGTGGGCAGAAATTCTGAAGTTAGTACTCGGCTGCGGGCGGCTGGCGTCGAGGTCCGCATCCTGATGCCTGCGCACTTCGCCGGCGCCATTGAAGAGCAGCGCACCAAGGTGCGCCAGATCGTGTCGAGCGCTAAGGTCGCCCGCTGATCGTGTGGCGATTGCCGGAAGCGAATCGAGGAGGTCGAGCGATGTCCTTACCGGAAAGCAGCTCAGGTGTCGCACCGTCGACAGCCTTGTGGCCGCTGATCACCGGCTACATGCCAGCGCGTGCGGTTCATGTGGCGGCCGAGCTTGGTATCGCCGACCTGATTGCGACTGAGGCGAAGACGGCAGACACTTTGGCGCGCGAAACCAATGCCGCACCGGCACCGCTTCGCCGGTTGCTGCGCGCCTTGGCCAGCATCGGTCTGGTCGAAGAACTGGAGTCCGGCCACTTCGCGTTGACGGCGGCGGGAAGCCACCTTCGGTCGGATGTGCCCGGTTCGATGCGAAACGTCGCCTTGATGTTCGCGGCGGCGAGCGTGCCTGGAAATCCTGGGGAGAACTCCTTCACAGCGTGAGAACCGGCGAATCCGGCACGCGCCGCGTCTACGGTGTCGGGACGTTCGAATATCTGGCCGCCAACCCGGACGAGGCTGTCATCTTCAATGCGGCGATGGCCGAAAATACCAGGCGGCTTACCGAGCTACTGGTTTCGACGTACGATTTTTCCCGTTTCCAAAACATGGTCGATATCGGCGGCGGCAACGGCGCCTTGATGGCTGCAATTCTCGCCGCCAACGCAGGCGTCCACGGCGCTGTGTTCGATTTGCCCAGCGGAATTGCGCAGGCGCCGCGGTGCCTCGCCGACGCCGGTGTTGGCATGCGATGCGAAGCTATCGCCGGCGATTTCTTCCGCTCGGTGCCCGAGGCCGCCGACGCTTATATTTTGAAATACGTCATCCACGATTGGGATGACGCGCAAAGTGTGAAGATTCTGAGCAACTGCCGCAAGGCCATGCATCAGAGCAGCAAGGTGCTGCTGATCGAGCGCGTCATGCCAGAAAGGATGGACGCGACGCCGATCTGTCAGCGAATAGCCATGGCCGACATGAACATGCTGGCGATGCCCGGCGGGCAGGAGCGCACCGAACAGGAATATCGGATATTGCTTGAGGCCGCCGGTCTCTCGCTGGAGCGGACCACTGCGATGCCGGGCTCGGAAATCAGCGTGGTCGAGGCGAAGCGCGGGTAAGCGACCCCGCTGGGGCTATAGTGTGCGCGGGGCGCCGCGGACCTTTGATCGGCTAAACAGAAATCACAGCTTGCCTTGGACGGAACCTTCCATCCCCGGCGAACGTTCGCTTGCGCAGGGCCCATTTCGAGGAGGTCAAGATGCGCAAGCAGTTGCTGTTATCGACTGGAGTTATTTACCTGATGCTGGCACCGGGGCTGTCGTATGGTCAGGCCCCGGGCGGGAGAAGTGAGGAACCGAAGCAGATGCAGCCGAGCGATCGTGGCAAGGGTGCTGCATCGCAAGAACGCGGCGCCGAGCGAGCGCAGGAACGCGCCAAGGGTGCGGAGCAGAAGGCTCAAGGCGCAGCGGATCGTGAAGAAAGAGGAGCCGGTTCCCGGCAGGCGGGCGAGAAGGGCAAGGCTGCACCTGGGGCCGAGCGTCCAACGGCTGCGAGCGAAGACAGCAAGCGTGGCCGCGGCGATGATGCGAAGAAGGCCACGGAGCAAACCAAGGGCGCCCGCCCGGGCGATCGGGAGGCCGATCGCGGCCGCGATGCCAAGGAGAGCGCTAAGGACAGTGCCAAAGACAGAACCAAGGGCACCGCCGAGTCCGAGAAGACCAAGAGCGGAACAACGACATCCCAGAAGGAGCGCGAGGGCACGACCACCACGCAGAAGGAGCCGAGCCGCGATCAGCGGGACAGAACCTCGAAGGATGCGGCTGAGCAGGGCAAGGAGACGAGCCGGCCGGCGACCGCGACTGAAACCACGCGCACGCAGACCCAGACCAGCCAGACGCAAGACCGCCAGCAGATCTCGACCGAGAAGCAGGTGCGCATCTCCGAGACGCTGACCCGCGAGCGTCTCGCGCCGCCGCAGCGCAATCTCAACATCTCGATCCGGGTAGGCGAGCGGCTCCCGCGGCATGTGCGCGTGCAACGGCTGCCAGCCACGATCGTCTCGATCGAGCCGCAGTACCGCGGTTACGACTACTTCACGACCGAGGAGGAAATCGTGATCGTCGAACCTCGAACGCAGCGGATCGTGAGCCATATCCCGCGTGACGCGTCGCGCATTCGCGCCGCAGGCGGAGCGACGACCGGCGACCGTGCTACCGACGCGATGGCACAAGCCGGCGGAGCGCCTTGCCGTATCATGCGCCGGGATACCGCGGGCAATCTTACCGAAGTCTCACCCACAACGGTTGGTTCGACCGCACCGCCGGACTCGATCAGCGTCACCGTTCGTGCGCCGGGCGGCGGAGGATCGACGAACCCGATTGCATTGGGTGCGTCCGATGGACAGATCGTTGTCGCCATGCAAGGTGGCGATTGCACGGTGACGATCGAGCCGCAGACGCGGTAGGGATCGGCGCGCGTCCATCGGCGGGTGTGGGCCGATCGCCGTCAAGAATAGAGAAGTGCGGCACCTAGTCGCCGCACTTTTTTTGTCGCCGCTGGCCATCAGGAAATTTGCTTCGGTCAGGCGTTTCGTGCTCTGCGTCCGGATGGAATCGCAGAGATCAAGATGTGACGGCGATGCCGCAATCACGCCTCCCTGCCATTTCGACGCGCCACTGGACAACGACACGGCTTGATTGTATCGTCTCAAGGTCGCATTTCATAAGCATGACAATTACAAGTATTGACCCAAAATGATTGCATGGGGGCAAGATGAGAATTGCCGCTTATAACATTGAAAACCTCTTCGACCGTCCAAGGGCGATGAACCTGAATACCTGGCAGGACGGTAAACCGATCCTCGAAAAATTCGCGAAGCTAAACGCGCTTCTCGGCGAGACGACCTATTCTGCCGCCGCCAGGACGAAAATGGCGAACCTGATGATCGAGCTGGGACTCGAGCGGAGCGATGAGGCAAAGTTCGTAATTCTCAGACGTAACAAAGGCGGCTTACTGAAGAGGCCGAACGGTGGCGGCATTCAGATTATCGCAAATGAGCGCGCCGATTGGGTAGGCTCGCTCGAATTGCGAGAGGAGCCGATCGATGAAAATTCGATGCGCAATACGGCGCGCGTACTTTCTGAGCTAGATGCCGATGTCGTCGGTGTCATCGAGGCAGAAAGTCGACCCGCCCTGCGGGATTTCAACAAGCTCATCCTTCCGGCTGTCGAGGGTACGCCCTTCCGCCATGTGATGCTGATCGACGGCAATGATACGCGTGGTATCGATGTCGGATTGTTGTGTCGCGAGGGATATCCAATCGCCTCAATGCGGAGTCACGTTGACGACCAGATGCCAAATGGCGAGAATCTCTTCTCGCGGGATTGTCCGGAGTATGTCGTGGAAACTCCGAAGGGCAATCGTCTCGTCATTCTGGTCAATCACTTCAAGAGCAAGGGTTTCGGTACCCCCGCTCAATCGGATGCGCGCCGCAAGGTTCAAGCGCAACGTGTGGCCGAAATCTACAAGGGGCTGATAGATGCCGACGAACAGTATGTTGCAGTTGTCGGAGACCTGAACGACACTCCCGATAGTGATCCTCTTAAGCCGCTGCTTGCGAATTCAACGCTAAGGGATGCCTTTTCTCATTCAGCGTTTGATGACGGGGGGTATCCTGGCACTTACGGTTCGTGCAGCGAGGCAAACAAGATCGATTACCTGCTGCTCTCGCCGGCGCTGATGGCGAAGGTGACCAAGGGTGGTGTGATCCGCAAAGGCATGTGGCCGGGCGTTAGGCCAAAGAAGTGGGACGTATATCCGGAACTGCAGGATAAGCGTGACGCTGCTTCAGATCACGCCGCGGTGTGGGTTGACGTCGACATCTAGGTCGTAAGCCAGCCCCGGAAATCGCGCGGTAAACGAGGCGATGCCGGTCGTTCAATTTTCTGCCTCGACTTGCCGCCTCACCCCTCCGCTACCGCTTCGCTCCAGGCGTGGAACGGCTCAGTGGCGCCGCTGTTGGTTTCGCCGTCGCGCAGCACCACGCTGGGGCAGGCGAACTTCATCGGTAGGTTCTGGATGCGTGCCTCCTCGTAATCGAAGCGCGAACCCAACGCTTCGCGCGCGGCCTGCGGCAGGCGGACGTCGCCGATCACGATCGCGCCTTCGCTGGCGTCGATGCGCGGCTGGTGGATCGCCGCATCGAGATCCATGCCGTAGTCCATCACAAACGACAGAAGCTGGCTCACCGCCGGCAGGATGCGCCGGCCGCCCGAGGCGCCGACTGCAACGCGGCGGCCGTCCGCCGCCTGCGCCAGCACGGGCGTGTAGTTGGTCAGGCAGCGTTTTCCCGGCGCCAGCGAATTCGGCGTGCCCGGGGTCGGGTCGAACCACATGATGCCGTTGTTCATGGTGATGCCGGTCTGGCCTGATACGAATTTGGAGCCGAAGGTGGACAGCAAGGTTTGCGTCACCGCGGCCATGTTGCCGTCGCGGTCGACGGCCGAGAAATGCGTGGTGCAGGCCGGCGCCAGCGTTTCGGCGCCAAGTGCGCGCCTGCCGTCTTCATCGCCCATGTCCTTGAGGCGTTCGCGATACGCTTTTTGCAGCGCCGATGCATAGGCGATGTAGGCCGCCGCGTCCGGTCCGCCGCGCGCAGGCTCGAGATTTTCCTGCAGCAAACCAAGCGTGCGCGCCAGCGTCGGCCCGGCGGTGAGCTCGGGCGTCGCGAACACGCTGCCGCCGCGATAGGGGATCGCCAGCGGCTCGCGCACAACGCTACGAAATGGCTTGAGATCCTCGACCGACAGCGCGCCGCCGGCGGTCTGGATATCGGCGGCCAGGCTCTGCGCCAGATCGCCTTCGTAGAAGTCGCGAGGGCCGGCGCTGGCGAGCTGCGCCATCGTGGCCTTGAGCCTGTCCTGCGGCATGCGGACATTGGACCTGATGCCCCATTGCGGGTTCGGCGGCAGGCCGTCCTGCAGATAGGCGGCGGCGCTCGCGGGGTAACGCCGCAGGTCTGCCGCCGCGCTCGAAATCATCACTGTGGTCCACCAGTCGACCGCAAGCCCTTCGCCGGCGAGCGCGGTGCTCGGCGCCAGCAATTCCTTCCACGGCAGCTTGGCGTGGCGGCGGTGCGCCTCTTCCATGCCGGCGACCACGCCGGGGACGGCGATCGAGCCGGGGCCGTGAATGTTGCGGTCGTCCTTTACCCGCGGCCAGGGGAAGATGTCGGAAGCCGCGCCTCCGCCGGTCAGCGGATAATCTTCGGCCCGCAGGCTCGCCGGCGCGCGCAT belongs to Bradyrhizobium icense and includes:
- a CDS encoding ABC transporter substrate-binding protein, which encodes MALKRLVQAAVAAIVLTAAMPASAQKVLKVGSTPTGVPFTFLDTKTNSIQGIMVDLITEIGKDAGFQVQIEPMQFSTLIASLTSNKIDIISAAMFVTPARKEVIDFSEPFYSYGEGLLVPKSDTKAYAKQDDLKGEVVGAQVGTAFVDALKKSGLFSEVKAYDTIPDILRDVNAGRLKAGFADYPILAYNLKQGGFPEARIVESYKPATVGAVGIGVRKGDTELLAKINASLAKLKANGTVTKILDKWGLKAQGA
- a CDS encoding amino acid ABC transporter permease gives rise to the protein MQAFWRDAVEFLPILMSGVALTIIVTIGSLLLSTALGLVWALMRVSGIGIFTGFSAGLINVIRGIPIIVMLFYLYFVMPELGLTLTALQAAILGLGIAYSAYQAENFRAGIEAIDKGQIEAAQAIGMGWWATMRRVVLPQAVRIVLPPYGNIMIMMLKDSSQASTITVAELALQGKLIASSTFKNTSVFTLVALMYLTMSIPLILLVRHFEKRAGHK
- a CDS encoding amino acid ABC transporter ATP-binding protein, whose product is MIELTNVHKSFGKVEVLKGITASVEKGEVVCIVGPSGSGKSTILRCINGLESYDGGDILVEGARVDRNAPSIVAIRTQVSMVFQRFNLFPHRTALENVIEGPVYVKKEPRPAALERGRALLAQVGLAEKADSHPPQLSGGQQQRVAIARALAMQPKAILFDEPTSALDPELVGDVLSVMRKLADDGMTMVVVTHEMGFARDVADRVLFIDGGVIVEQGPAKSVLNQPQHARTQDFLRRVLHPL
- a CDS encoding NAD(P)/FAD-dependent oxidoreductase, yielding MNAPAPLPLPPSLYADTAVAPTPTPPLDADKKVSVAIIGGGFTGLSTALHLAERGVNAIVLEAQQPGWGASGNNGGQVNPGLKHDPDQIEADFGAELGGRMIAFSYGTTNYTFELIRRYQIACEARQNGTLRAAYNEPSAAAIENTAKQCIRRGMPVTLLNREQMREMTGTDRYLCAMLDDRGGDLHPLSYARGLARAAIAAGAAVHGETPALSLSREGAQWRVETPRGIVRAEKVLLATNGFTDDLWPALRRTIVPVFSSIAATAPLSEEVAREIMPTRSVLYESGHITVYYRIDAHNRLLMGGRGPMRWISKPSDVAYLIRYAERLWPRLKGVTWTHGWNSRLAITPDHYPHVHEPAEDLLISLGCNGRGVALSTAMGAQLARRLVGGRDAVMDMPISGIKPMAMHAFWPLGVTAAVLAGRVRDRLGL
- a CDS encoding MarR family winged helix-turn-helix transcriptional regulator — encoded protein: MIIKYLMIMDYCMRPAAKNPHYEPAPLILGRGGVPLRRILAPLVRRLQQICQSMIAEALEDAGLVQLEFALLAFVDDVPGISQQTLSEALGIDRNNVSLIADKLEARGLLMRTVNGADRRARELHMTPEGRKLRRLCIPRVRQANDRILTSLKAGEKELFLDMLVRVVEANRVHARPGGGRRKRGSVKSPQTKGRPSHAT
- a CDS encoding Bug family tripartite tricarboxylate transporter substrate binding protein, with protein sequence MLRRALVVLTSLFAMAIVCASEPVRAETWPQRTVKIILPLPAGGGTDVAARLFAEELSRRWGRPVVVENRPGADGIVGVTSFVNANDDHTLLFSFAGPISINPLIHDKLPYDPVRDLVPIAAAIDNFFGIAVSTSSGVQTMDSFITAARASPERFNWAATAGLPHYIFLALQKKNGLALTQVPYREFAPAVQDLAENRIQVLVTTPSFMLPAVASGKARLLMVTNRQRSPLALDVPTAEEAGFPELTFEGVVGFFGGRNLQAAVRDKIADDVAAVGRNSEVSTRLRAAGVEVRILMPAHFAGAIEEQRTKVRQIVSSAKVAR
- a CDS encoding methyltransferase family protein; translation: MWPLITGYMPARAVHVAAELGIADLIATEAKTADTLARETNAAPAPLRRLLRALASIGLVEELESGHFALTAAGSHLRSDVPGSMRNVALMFAAASVPGNPGENSFTA
- a CDS encoding methyltransferase, which produces MRTGESGTRRVYGVGTFEYLAANPDEAVIFNAAMAENTRRLTELLVSTYDFSRFQNMVDIGGGNGALMAAILAANAGVHGAVFDLPSGIAQAPRCLADAGVGMRCEAIAGDFFRSVPEAADAYILKYVIHDWDDAQSVKILSNCRKAMHQSSKVLLIERVMPERMDATPICQRIAMADMNMLAMPGGQERTEQEYRILLEAAGLSLERTTAMPGSEISVVEAKRG
- a CDS encoding DUF1236 domain-containing protein, which encodes MRKQLLLSTGVIYLMLAPGLSYGQAPGGRSEEPKQMQPSDRGKGAASQERGAERAQERAKGAEQKAQGAADREERGAGSRQAGEKGKAAPGAERPTAASEDSKRGRGDDAKKATEQTKGARPGDREADRGRDAKESAKDSAKDRTKGTAESEKTKSGTTTSQKEREGTTTTQKEPSRDQRDRTSKDAAEQGKETSRPATATETTRTQTQTSQTQDRQQISTEKQVRISETLTRERLAPPQRNLNISIRVGERLPRHVRVQRLPATIVSIEPQYRGYDYFTTEEEIVIVEPRTQRIVSHIPRDASRIRAAGGATTGDRATDAMAQAGGAPCRIMRRDTAGNLTEVSPTTVGSTAPPDSISVTVRAPGGGGSTNPIALGASDGQIVVAMQGGDCTVTIEPQTR
- a CDS encoding endonuclease/exonuclease/phosphatase family protein, with translation MRIAAYNIENLFDRPRAMNLNTWQDGKPILEKFAKLNALLGETTYSAAARTKMANLMIELGLERSDEAKFVILRRNKGGLLKRPNGGGIQIIANERADWVGSLELREEPIDENSMRNTARVLSELDADVVGVIEAESRPALRDFNKLILPAVEGTPFRHVMLIDGNDTRGIDVGLLCREGYPIASMRSHVDDQMPNGENLFSRDCPEYVVETPKGNRLVILVNHFKSKGFGTPAQSDARRKVQAQRVAEIYKGLIDADEQYVAVVGDLNDTPDSDPLKPLLANSTLRDAFSHSAFDDGGYPGTYGSCSEANKIDYLLLSPALMAKVTKGGVIRKGMWPGVRPKKWDVYPELQDKRDAASDHAAVWVDVDI
- a CDS encoding gamma-glutamyltransferase family protein; this encodes MRDQFSSTQVIRKPAVTSKGGIVAAQSSRAAQVGAEVLAAGGDCVDAVIATTFALGVLEPWMSGLGGGGAMVLYRAREDRYEVIDYGMRAPASLRAEDYPLTGGGAASDIFPWPRVKDDRNIHGPGSIAVPGVVAGMEEAHRRHAKLPWKELLAPSTALAGEGLAVDWWTTVMISSAAADLRRYPASAAAYLQDGLPPNPQWGIRSNVRMPQDRLKATMAQLASAGPRDFYEGDLAQSLAADIQTAGGALSVEDLKPFRSVVREPLAIPYRGGSVFATPELTAGPTLARTLGLLQENLEPARGGPDAAAYIAYASALQKAYRERLKDMGDEDGRRALGAETLAPACTTHFSAVDRDGNMAAVTQTLLSTFGSKFVSGQTGITMNNGIMWFDPTPGTPNSLAPGKRCLTNYTPVLAQAADGRRVAVGASGGRRILPAVSQLLSFVMDYGMDLDAAIHQPRIDASEGAIVIGDVRLPQAAREALGSRFDYEEARIQNLPMKFACPSVVLRDGETNSGATEPFHAWSEAVAEG